acacacacacacacacacacacacacaccaagagacaaacacacacacagagtggggAAATCTGTctggagagagacaaacacaatgatgcatgtgtctgtgagcaGGTGGGGTGGTTTAGACTGGGGCAGGgcactttttgtgtgtgtgtgtgtgtgtgtgtgtgtctgtgtgtgtgtgtgtgtttgggttatttttgtattaacaGGCGtgccttctctctcccttcagcccttcttccttcttcaatGAACCAAGAATGGAACAATGAATATTTTGTGTGAATgagtttgtgtatttttttttttttttgtgcacacacacacaaatattttattgttgttattctaACAAACGGGGGACACCACTGCTGACTGCATCATTGCACCAATTCTCATACCAatcttcttgtttgtttgattaaaaTTCGGGTTACTACTGAATGTCACAGCACTCAGAACAGCAACTCCAGACTTGTGTCCTCTCTCGTGTCTTTTTACCTGCTGCCTTCTCTCTATATTTACAGGtgtgctttgtgtgtatgttgaaTTTTTTATGAATAGGTACCAAGGAATGGTACAAAGGGAGGTAATCTCAGCTGGTATGGAAAGACTTTCTCACTCGTCCCTGTCCcttctgtgttgtgtttgcagGCTGGGAAGAAGCCAGTGCGAGCTGTGTTATGGGTGTCTGCAGACGGTCTTCGAGTTGTAGACGACAAAACAAAGGTAATAAGTCCCTTCAGTCCTCTAACACAGCCTCGGAAATACTTTGATCAAAAAGGCAATGTTGTCAGAGGAAGTACACGTAGCTTTAGCAGCTTTAAAAGCGGAAGCTGCTGAGCTCCAGCACTTATTAACGGTAGTGAGGCCTCCATACTTCTGGTCTAATGACCTCCAAAAGGCCCTCTCCAAGTATGTACTCAGTGCACCTGCAGGAGTAGATCTAAGCAAACAGTATCTCATTTATGTTAGATTGACACCTGCTGGAAAGCACCAGTACTacacttaacttttttttttagaactgGGTCATGTGTGATAATCAGTGCCagtaaagaaaagtaaagaaaaatgatATTAAGTCTAAAGTTATTTTGTTAACAGAAGATATTGAGGAATATTAAACCATAGTGAGAGACAATCATGGGATACATTTGCTAGATTTGAAGTCATATGTGCTGCAAATCAGTGATTTCCAACCAGGGCTTTTTCTGCAGTTGCCCAGGGATACATGAAGTGATTCTGGTGTAGATATCAACATACTGTGTTTAAGAGGAAAACTAAACACAAATCAATGTAATGCAGATATTTAGTATCTTATAACAAACAAGAAACAGACTGCATAAGACACACCTGCCACCAGCCTGAATCTGTTTCAACACAATGCAACAACCACATGATGGGATTAAGAGTGCATGAAAACCTGCACAGGTCAACCTGTCTATCCAAGGGTTAAAATGAAGGCAAATTAGCGCTGTAGGAGAATGCTGTAATTCATTAGAAATTAGGAACATTTTGAATTTGTACTTtatcttgtaaaaaaaatacagtacgTCTGCTTGAATGAGGAGTTGTATTTCAGTTTCTATTTCCTTCTCTATCAGGGTCAGGTTTATGTGATCAGGTGAGAGCAGGGTCAGGTGTTTCCTCTGGAGCTCGTAGTAACCCAGACTTATTTAAGCACACTTGAAGCCGAGCCTTCTCACTGAAGTACTGTTCACTATGCAATCACTCAGCCCACGTATGTCAATTGCCTCAATTGAGAGTCACTTAACTTCTGACCATACTTTCTGGTTAAGTTTATGATAACGAGATAATGGTGATGCTGTTTTGCAGGACCTGATTCTGGACCAGACAATAGAGAAGGTGTCATTCTGCGCTCCGGACCGAAACTTTGAGAGGGCGTTTTCTTACATCTGCAGGGACGGGACTACACGTCGCTGGATCTGCCATTGTTTCATGGCCATCAAAGACTCAGTAAGAACTTATTCTAAAGCCTCATTACAGAGGTGAGAAAACTGCTGCAGAACCTGTTTGATGGATACTGTTTATTTCTTCATCTTGAGCACAAAACAACGCATAATGTACATAATGCAAATTAAGCACAATTTACATTAAAAGCACCTGTTTGCTTTGATTGAGACTGATCTCAAGTGATACTGTAGTTATAAAGCTAGATTACCTGTTCCAGGGTATCTTATTTACCCAAACTACCTTGAGGGCCTTCAAAAGGTGTGATCTGATACAATCTTCAGTGTCATTTGAAGGATGTAGTTTGCATTATTGTAAGCTAGAACCAAAACAATATGTCAACTGAGAGAAAATGATATGTCATTGATTGATACAAGCACTAAACATTCCCTGTTTTCAGattcttaaatgtgaagatttgctgcttttctcagtTTCATATCATAGTGAATTGAGcactttgggttttggactgttggtcagacaaaacaagacatttgaagatgttttttgacattttataaactatcacttaattggggaaaaaaatcaacacactatttgattaaaacaaatattccTATACATCAGGACTATGCTGGGAGGTCCATGTTCTTGCTGCTGAATGAAACCTCAGAGAATTTCATGGTGTCATTGTCTCTTTTCAGGGAGAGCGTCTCAGTCACGCTGTGGGTTGTGCATTCGCCGCTTGTCTGGAGCGAAAACAGAAACGTGAGAAGGAGTGCGGGGTCACGGCGACCTTCGACGCCAACAGAACCACATTCACCCGCGAGGGCTCGTTTCGCGTCACTACGGCAACAGAGGCAGCAGAGCGGGAGGAAGTCATGAGGCAGCTACAGGATGCTAAAAAAGGTCTGTATTTTTAGTCCAATCAAGATGCTGGGAAATGTGTCACCTGTTTGTTAAGAATACTTCCATGTAATATTATTGCTTCTTCTGTTTGGCTTTATTTCTCTTGTGGGACACGCAACACAAATCAGACTCAAAAATCACTGTGTATGAaacattatattgtatattatatatttctaaaacATTGACAaatctgtaatattttattcaaGAAACCACCTTTCACTTAGCTTTCTTCtgtaatgttttgtgtgtgtctgaacattgtcctctctcctctaacAGCTGAAACAGATGTAAAGATTGTCGGGAACTCAGCCACCAGTGTGACAAACCCTTCAGCCCACCAGTCAGGAGGCTCCCCGTCCCCCTCGTCCTCCCCTCCGCTCTCTATGTCCGGCCTGGGCCCTCAGGCGATACCTCGCAGACACGCACCGGCCGAGGCTCTCGCCAGGCAGGGCTCCTTCAGAGGTTTCCCAGCACTGAGTCAGAAGACTTCTCCCTTCAAACGACAGCTGTCGCTGCGCATGAACGAGTTGCCCTCCACCATGCAGCGCAAGTCTGACTTCCCTATGAAGAACACGGGTGAGTCCACGATCCCGACCAACTGTCTGTGTCCTCGGCTTTTCTACACAGCTCACATAATCTTCAAGTACAGCTGTCTGTTTAGATTTACACTGATTCACAGAGCAGCACAAAGCAGAATGTGTTATCAGTCTTGTTTTagaaatatgttatatatatattgtagaCTTTTAAAGAAGAACACTCTCATGAACCAGAATAATCTTCTCTCTCCTAGTCGAGTGATGTCTTTAATCTGGTTTCTATGACGTTCTCTTCTCTTACCTTTTCTCTGTTGTGTCCATCTCCAGTCCCTGAGGTAGAAGGAGAGGGTGACAGCATCAGTTCGCTGTGTACTCAGATCACTTCAGCATTCAGTGGACCCCCAGAGGACCCTTTCTCCTCAGCACCAATGCCCAAACCAGCTTCCTCCCCACAGTCTCCTGTGGcaccaggtaaaaaaaaaagtctcttctgatataacacatgcacactagTAACTTACATCTATATTGTGAGTTACTTAGTTCAGCTGTGACAATTTTATTGAATCATTGCGGTAAAGTTAAACTGTTCTAGCTGGAAAGTGCCAATTACGTAGCAAAATAAGCAGAATCATATCAGCTTACATACTTGTGAAGAGAAGAATGACTGTAATTAACTTCATCATCCATTTTGAAGCTGACAACCAAAACTGTCATTATCAGTAGGGAACAAAAGGCCACGCACTTAACTGATGTTTGATGTATGGATGTTTGCCACAGCTGACTGCCAAAAGTTATGTGTCCAATTATTCTGAGCAACAGTCTTATTCATCAGCAGCTGTCTGACTGAGTTTCAGGTTCATTCAGCTTTGTAGAAAATGAACAGACCTCCTGTGACTTGATGATTGATGTTTCTGCACATTTGAAGTTTCAGTTAGTGAATGTGTGCATGCTCACATTTTCTCATACCATAGTTTCCTAAcatttgttttgaatgtgtGACTAACACTCTTTAAGACTACTAATTAATTGCATGGTAATATTATGCATGTCTAACAACATAAGTTAGTCTATGTCATCTGACACATCAGCTTGCTCGTACTAGCTTCTGTTTCTTATCTGCTGTAGTGAACGGTACAGCTCCCGCCTtctctgttgctgctgttgctgctactgctaaccCCCCAGTACAGAACTCAGTTCTGCCTCCTGCTCTACCTGCTCGAGACACTAACCCCTGGGCTAAGACCCCTGCAGGGGCCCCGGTCCCTGGACAGCCAGGTAAGCAGCTCTACAGGAAGGGTGCATGTCACAGGATGGACAGTGTGTGATGCTGAGACTTAAAGAATGAGACATAGCAACGTACCTATGAGGAATTATAAAAGATTATTCCTGCATGATGTTTGTGGAGATGGAAACACAATAACTGGTCCCAATAAGTTGTTAGTGACACCAAGATGTGGTACCTAataattcataaatatttatcattttgtgtAGCAAAGGTTTTGTGACTTATCTTCACTTTCTGGCAGAGAGTTCGATAAgtagttctttctttctcatatcTATCTGTAAAATATGAAGCTTCTGTCCTAATGTAACAAAATCTCTACCAGAAAGAGATTGTGAGTTATATTTATTCTGTGGAATGGAGCATTGTTTACTGTTATTTGCATCTTATTAATATTCATCAGTCTTTATTTCATTCTAATACTGTTTATGTCCTCcctttacatatttatttgatGTGTATTCACCCACTTTGCCTCTTCTGTGAACTTTGTACCAGCAGGAAGTGACTGGTCGTCTCCTACTCCGGTGATTGTAGTCCCCCCAACATCTTCTCCAGCTTTGCCCTCTCACAAACGCACTCCTTCAGAAGCAGACCGGTGGTTAGAAGAAGTCTCCAAGTCTGTCCGGGTCCCGCAGCCTAGTCCAATCATGGCAGCAGCCTCGCCACCTACCCAGCCGTTCACTGCTCCTGTGCCGATGCCTGTGGCGCCTCCTCCCCCGGTGGCCTTCGTCTCCTCTCTGCCCTCCGCGGTGCCCATGTTGCCCCCTCGCCAGCCTGCTTTCCACGCTCAGGCTCCACCCTCCTACCCAATGTCCAACGGGCTGCCGTTCCCTCAGCCCAGCGTGCCTGTGGTCGGCATCACACCTTCGCAGATGGTGGCTAATGTGTTCGGCTCAGCCACGCAACCCCAGCCGTTCCCCGTCCCCATCTCCACGACACCCCATCACGATGTCCAGGCTGTCGGTAACATCAGCCCGTTCATCAAGCCCCCGCAGCCCGTCGCAGTGATCCCTGCTGCCCTCCAGCCATCCAATGGCAGTGTGACCTTTAACGGAGCGGACAGCTGGGCCACTCCCTCCCAACTCGCTCCATCCTCTCCGGCCACACATCCTccaacacagcagcaggaagatgCCTTTGAGGCCCAGTGGGCAGCTTTGGAGGGCCGCTCACGCCAGCGCACCACACCCTCCCCAACAAATCCCTTCTCTACCGAGCTGCACAAGACCTTTGAGATTCAGCTCTGAAGACTGTATGAGAGATTGGAAACTACCGGACAACATGGAGGCCACTTTAGTTGATTGAGCAGGTGGGTGATTGACTACAGTAGAGAGGGGAATGtcctcctgcctccctccctctctgtttcagtGGATAAGCTCAGCAGGGCTGAAAAGAACTGGGAGACAGGcgagagcagcaggtgaatcAACAGGGAGCAGAACTCTGCACAGCAGTgaggggagaggaaaaaaacaaaacaagggtgCAGCTCCCCGGGCATTTCATTAGCATCgtctgtattgttttgtttgtgctgtGGAGCGCACGGTCGTCATTACCTTGTGTGAATATCTGTGCCGAGCTACACCCAGCCCCCTGTCAGGCCCTGCTACCCACCCAGGGCGGATACCCTTCCCATGACCCCCCCCTTTGCTCGGTCCAGCTCAGAGCGCCCCCTGTTGACAGGACAAGACCTCCCTCACCTGGCAGAGGAACTGCAGCACTGAGAGAACTCAGCTTCCCTGATGAGAAGCTCTCCTTAATAACTTCCCAATCAGAAGAATAGAGTGAGACAATGccaaaatctttatttttatgcatTAAGTATATTTTAAATAGCTTTGGAATCTAACAGAAGAGTTGTAAGTAATCTTGCCAAAGGCAGATGCTAGCTACAATGAGACAAGTTTATGTGCGTGTATACAAGAAATGACcgtatatattatacataaatatatatatatatatatctataaagaatctatactgtacacacagctCACAGCAGTGCTAATTTTTAATGTGATGTAAAGAGATTTGTGAAGGGACAGCTGCTTTACTTTTgtggggtttgtttgttttatttttgaagaAAAATCTCTTTATTGTCGTCTATTATTGCATCCTGTGATTGGATGTGAAGCATCTCACTGTAAATAGGGTATCATTGCAGCAACAATCAACGTGGACctagtgatggtggtggtgcCCAACTGGTTGCCTCTCAGACCTGTGCTCAGTTTTTGATAGTTTAGTACACATCAGTACTTAACATTTTacttcttctgtcttcattgtcattctttttttcGTGTGGTAACGatcttggtttttttttgtttttttttaatttaacataatAGGATGTGTCATCTCCTGTTTCTCCACctcttgtattattattattattttttaagtagTTGATTTCtaaatttttattttgcacaagCACTAAAGTGTAGATGATTTGACCTCACAGGTGACCTTGATCAACATGGGTTAGTCAGTTGTGGTGCTGCAGTAGCTGCCGAAGGCCCTGCTGACCTGCCCTGACCTCCGTTAGCCTGCTGCGGTTCCGACGGTCAGCAGAAAACTACAGGGAGATAAAACGGTTTCATCTCTCACTGTCTGATTTCTCtctgtcatgtttttatttttttaaatcaaacctGTGAATATGATCTATTCTCTGAtctatttttccattttgtaaTTATTTCATTACTTTATTCCACTTCTTTGGAGAAATATTGAAGCTAAAAGATTGAATAAATTGATGGTggtagaggaaaaaaatggtCTGTGTTTTTGAGTGAATGCCGTCATGTTTTGTATGTATGCAGTGTTCAGTGAAATTTAACACTGATGATTAAACAGGTACCATTTCTTGTGGCACAAGCCACCGCTGAAAGCATTAGTCTATAAATCAATCAGCAGAAAGTTAATTGTCATCTATTTTAATGAGAAATTAATTACTGGTTCCCTCTTCTCATTTTCTGCTTCCTCTGTTTATATGATTGTAAATTTAAAATCTTAGGGGGTTGGACTGAAAACAGGCAGTTTGAATACATTGTGTTTGGCTCTGGGAAATGTTGAAgggttttatttatgtttggtaataatcataatataatttgtggatttatttaaaattaaaatgttgccCTTGTATAAAGGCATGCATGACATACGTACCTTTTAAAATACTCTACAAGTATCAATGAATGAAGAATTAAATGGAATTACAGCTGTAAGTCTGCAAAAGCATGTAGGGTAACATCAATCTCCAATGGTGCAAGTAGAATGTAAATCctttacttaaaaaaagaagagatacTGTAGtctaaaaatactccattaaaaGTCCTGAATTCAGAGTgttacttaaataaaagtagtGATAAAGTATTATCAATAACAGTACTCATTATGCAGACTGACTTCTTTTAAAAGTTTTctataattttaatataaaagcTACAATAATATAGCTCAAAgtgaagaacaaaagaaaagggaaaacagTTTCAAAGAtgaaatatttgatttaaaactAACTACTAACTATAATCTGTACAATGACTCTTCCTCTGACCATGACGACAAGCCGCTCacctttatttattacattatccgTCACATCTGTTGTATGTCAGATACATATTTTGGGTATATGCTGCTATAATCGTGTGTTTATACTTAAATTACTCAGGTATCAATATTTAGTACGCTCAATTCTGACATCCATCCACAccatacatttttgtttatacTTGAGATCATTTAGTTAGTCATTGTAGCTAATATAGCCTTTTCATTGGATTCGGTTCTTTTTACCTTTTAACTCATTATTGGCTGCCGTAATATTTACATTCTCCTTTGAGACTAATaaaatcaatctatctatgCCCTGGAAAACCTGGAAAATGATTGACCAATTTTCCAGTCAAAAATTGGTCTTGGTAACTAATGAGTAGATAAAATAATGCAagataaagaagataaaacagctgaaaatgtCCTGGAAAAGTCCTGGAAAAGAGTGAGGAccctgtatctatctatctatatagtaAAAGTAACATAAAATGGACATAATAAAGCATTTCTACAGAAGAGGATCAGGGTCACATGAAAACGTTttgaaaaacaatttttttcttacatttacagcgtttaaaaaaagaaaaaaactgagatgaaaacaaacagacagcagtATCTTTCCATTGGCGCTGCAGTGAAGTTTCTCCCTCCGTCCAGCAGGCGGCGCTGCGTCCTGAAGCAGCACCACGGTTATAAAAACAGCCCGGAAGACATGGAACAGCTCAGTGAAGAGAAACAACTGTACATGTGTGAGAAACTGGCGCTGCGTTGGTTAGAAACGTAAAGGTAAGCTTCACATTACATGcatgaatataaaaaagaacTTATGGTAAAGTGTCCTATTCAGTCTGAAAACACTCTGTTAGCAGAGCGAGGTAACCGGCTAGTTAGCTGCAGCTGCTAAACGCGAGCTGAGTGATGAATTTTGGGGGTCGTTAAAGTTATAATCTagttatgtatgtgtgtcatcAGCTTGAGAAGCGTCTCTGTCATTCGTCTTTGGTGTAACATCACCTGTAAACCTGCTGCTGTCTTGTTTAGTTGGAGGAGATCAACATTAGCGAGCTAGCGTTTAGCTAACGTGACACTAATTTGACCTTTGACCGGTGTTGCACAAAATTCTGTAACTGTGCAGATTCAGAGACCCGAGCAGGAATGATAcaccttttatttataaaagcacGTTGTCAAAAGCAAGACTGCTAAGTGCCTTACAGACATTATTAAAGCAGAAAATAGATGGTGCATCTACAAATTAGAttacccctaaatttgatctcagcacccctaaaaataagtaaattgtattattgtattgtgggagcctgtctgttagagcTGGGATAAACacttatgctacaggttcaaatggttttattttaacagctttaatgtactttggatagttctgtcattaatattgtgtttaactcagggttcattaactatcttagaGTTCTCTCTGTAGAAATGTGCGATTGTTTATTTTGAACCATTAGTATAATACATTGTAGTAGATCACTCTACTATGTATTcatatttcttgttgtaatttacattACCCACTGAAATTAGTAATTTAGcaggggtttgaacacttgcagggcattgtatgtcaaattctcattaagagctgagcccctctaaaagtctgatcctagaattgccccTGAGATTAAGGTCAATGCCTTCAATGCCTTTTAAATTGAAtgaataaagcaaaaataaagacatgtttCCTCCTCCACAGTATTTAGAAGGGGGGAAAGACAGAAAATTGATCCAGGTCACAAACTGTACAGCTAGATACTTTACTGTAACCTTTACACCTCACCTGTCAATAATCTGGTCTTTTCATGTTGTTAATGCTCTGTAAGCAAAATGTGTGACCCTGTTAAAATACCTTTAGAGGCACCATGTTTGATAACAGCTATCAAAGTAAAGATTGTGAGAAAGTAGTATCTGCAATGGCAAAAACAACCTAAATAGGTCACAGAGTTCACCGCTGCTGTGCTTTTCTGTGAGATGAGTGACGATCAAATGACTTATGAATGTTGAAATTTAACCAGCCACTCCAATATTTTACCATTGTTGGAGGCATAAAGCAACTCTTATAGACACTGGCATATTTTCCATCTTACTCTCCTCACAGAAGAGGAAAATGACACAATGCAGCCTG
This is a stretch of genomic DNA from Scomber japonicus isolate fScoJap1 chromosome 16, fScoJap1.pri, whole genome shotgun sequence. It encodes these proteins:
- the numb gene encoding protein numb homolog isoform X6, which encodes MNKLRQSFRRKKDVYVPESSRPHQWQTDEEAVRSGKCSFAVKYLGHVEVEESRGMHICEDAVKRLKTAGKKPVRAVLWVSADGLRVVDDKTKDLILDQTIEKVSFCAPDRNFERAFSYICRDGTTRRWICHCFMAIKDSGERLSHAVGCAFAACLERKQKREKECGVTATFDANRTTFTREGSFRVTTATEAAEREEVMRQLQDAKKAETDVKIVGNSATSVTNPSAHQSGGSPSPSSSPPLSMSGLGPQAIPRRHAPAEALARQGSFRGFPALSQKTSPFKRQLSLRMNELPSTMQRKSDFPMKNTVPEVEGEGDSISSLCTQITSAFSGPPEDPFSSAPMPKPASSPQSPVAPGSDWSSPTPVIVVPPTSSPALPSHKRTPSEADRWLEEVSKSVRVPQPSPIMAAASPPTQPFTAPVPMPVAPPPPVAFVSSLPSAVPMLPPRQPAFHAQAPPSYPMSNGLPFPQPSVPVVGITPSQMVANVFGSATQPQPFPVPISTTPHHDVQAVGNISPFIKPPQPVAVIPAALQPSNGSVTFNGADSWATPSQLAPSSPATHPPTQQQEDAFEAQWAALEGRSRQRTTPSPTNPFSTELHKTFEIQL
- the numb gene encoding protein numb homolog isoform X5, with product MNKLRQSFRRKKDVYVPESSRPHQWQTDEEAVRSGKCSFAVKYLGHVEVEESRGMHICEDAVKRLKTDRKFFKGFFAKAGKKPVRAVLWVSADGLRVVDDKTKDLILDQTIEKVSFCAPDRNFERAFSYICRDGTTRRWICHCFMAIKDSGERLSHAVGCAFAACLERKQKREKECGVTATFDANRTTFTREGSFRVTTATEAAEREEVMRQLQDAKKAETDVKIVGNSATSVTNPSAHQSGGSPSPSSSPPLSMSGLGPQAIPRRHAPAEALARQGSFRGFPALSQKTSPFKRQLSLRMNELPSTMQRKSDFPMKNTVPEVEGEGDSISSLCTQITSAFSGPPEDPFSSAPMPKPASSPQSPVAPGSDWSSPTPVIVVPPTSSPALPSHKRTPSEADRWLEEVSKSVRVPQPSPIMAAASPPTQPFTAPVPMPVAPPPPVAFVSSLPSAVPMLPPRQPAFHAQAPPSYPMSNGLPFPQPSVPVVGITPSQMVANVFGSATQPQPFPVPISTTPHHDVQAVGNISPFIKPPQPVAVIPAALQPSNGSVTFNGADSWATPSQLAPSSPATHPPTQQQEDAFEAQWAALEGRSRQRTTPSPTNPFSTELHKTFEIQL
- the numb gene encoding protein numb homolog isoform X1 — protein: MNKLRQSFRRKKDVYVPESSRPHQWQTDEEAVRSGKCSFAVKYLGHVEVEESRGMHICEDAVKRLKTDRKFFKGFFAKAGKKPVRAVLWVSADGLRVVDDKTKDLILDQTIEKVSFCAPDRNFERAFSYICRDGTTRRWICHCFMAIKDSGERLSHAVGCAFAACLERKQKREKECGVTATFDANRTTFTREGSFRVTTATEAAEREEVMRQLQDAKKAETDVKIVGNSATSVTNPSAHQSGGSPSPSSSPPLSMSGLGPQAIPRRHAPAEALARQGSFRGFPALSQKTSPFKRQLSLRMNELPSTMQRKSDFPMKNTVPEVEGEGDSISSLCTQITSAFSGPPEDPFSSAPMPKPASSPQSPVAPVNGTAPAFSVAAVAATANPPVQNSVLPPALPARDTNPWAKTPAGAPVPGQPAGSDWSSPTPVIVVPPTSSPALPSHKRTPSEADRWLEEVSKSVRVPQPSPIMAAASPPTQPFTAPVPMPVAPPPPVAFVSSLPSAVPMLPPRQPAFHAQAPPSYPMSNGLPFPQPSVPVVGITPSQMVANVFGSATQPQPFPVPISTTPHHDVQAVGNISPFIKPPQPVAVIPAALQPSNGSVTFNGADSWATPSQLAPSSPATHPPTQQQEDAFEAQWAALEGRSRQRTTPSPTNPFSTELHKTFEIQL
- the numb gene encoding protein numb homolog isoform X3, translated to MNKLRQSFRRKKDVYVPESSRPHQWQTDEEAVRSGKCSFAVKYLGHVEVEESRGMHICEDAVKRLKTAGKKPVRAVLWVSADGLRVVDDKTKDLILDQTIEKVSFCAPDRNFERAFSYICRDGTTRRWICHCFMAIKDSGERLSHAVGCAFAACLERKQKREKECGVTATFDANRTTFTREGSFRVTTATEAAEREEVMRQLQDAKKAETDVKIVGNSATSVTNPSAHQSGGSPSPSSSPPLSMSGLGPQAIPRRHAPAEALARQGSFRGFPALSQKTSPFKRQLSLRMNELPSTMQRKSDFPMKNTVPEVEGEGDSISSLCTQITSAFSGPPEDPFSSAPMPKPASSPQSPVAPVNGTAPAFSVAAVAATANPPVQNSVLPPALPARDTNPWAKTPAGAPVPGQPAGSDWSSPTPVIVVPPTSSPALPSHKRTPSEADRWLEEVSKSVRVPQPSPIMAAASPPTQPFTAPVPMPVAPPPPVAFVSSLPSAVPMLPPRQPAFHAQAPPSYPMSNGLPFPQPSVPVVGITPSQMVANVFGSATQPQPFPVPISTTPHHDVQAVGNISPFIKPPQPVAVIPAALQPSNGSVTFNGADSWATPSQLAPSSPATHPPTQQQEDAFEAQWAALEGRSRQRTTPSPTNPFSTELHKTFEIQL
- the numb gene encoding protein numb homolog isoform X4 — its product is MNKLRQSFRRKKDVYVPESSRPHQWQTDEEAVRSGKCSFAVKYLGHVEVEESRGMHICEDAVKRLKTDRKFFKGFFAKAGKKPVRAVLWVSADGLRVVDDKTKDLILDQTIEKVSFCAPDRNFERAFSYICRDGTTRRWICHCFMAIKDSGERLSHAVGCAFAACLERKQKREKECGVTATFDANRTTFTREGSFRVTTATEAAEREEVMRQLQDAKKAETDVKIVGNSATSVTNPSAHQSGGSPSPSSSPPLSMSGLGPQAIPRRHAPAEALARQGSFRGFPALSQKTSPFKRQLSLRMNELPSTMQRKSDFPMKNTVPEVEGEGDSISSLCTQITSAFSGPPEDPFSSAPMPKPASSPQSPVAPAGSDWSSPTPVIVVPPTSSPALPSHKRTPSEADRWLEEVSKSVRVPQPSPIMAAASPPTQPFTAPVPMPVAPPPPVAFVSSLPSAVPMLPPRQPAFHAQAPPSYPMSNGLPFPQPSVPVVGITPSQMVANVFGSATQPQPFPVPISTTPHHDVQAVGNISPFIKPPQPVAVIPAALQPSNGSVTFNGADSWATPSQLAPSSPATHPPTQQQEDAFEAQWAALEGRSRQRTTPSPTNPFSTELHKTFEIQL
- the numb gene encoding protein numb homolog isoform X2; this translates as MNKLRQSFRRKKDVYVPESSRPHQWQTDEEAVRSGKCSFAVKYLGHVEVEESRGMHICEDAVKRLKTDRKFFKGFFAKAGKKPVRAVLWVSADGLRVVDDKTKDLILDQTIEKVSFCAPDRNFERAFSYICRDGTTRRWICHCFMAIKDSGERLSHAVGCAFAACLERKQKREKECGVTATFDANRTTFTREGSFRVTTATEAAEREEVMRQLQDAKKAETDVKIVGNSATSVTNPSAHQSGGSPSPSSSPPLSMSGLGPQAIPRRHAPAEALARQGSFRGFPALSQKTSPFKRQLSLRMNELPSTMQRKSDFPMKNTVPEVEGEGDSISSLCTQITSAFSGPPEDPFSSAPMPKPASSPQSPVAPVNGTAPAFSVAAVAATANPPVQNSVLPPALPARDTNPWAKTPAGAPVPGQPGSDWSSPTPVIVVPPTSSPALPSHKRTPSEADRWLEEVSKSVRVPQPSPIMAAASPPTQPFTAPVPMPVAPPPPVAFVSSLPSAVPMLPPRQPAFHAQAPPSYPMSNGLPFPQPSVPVVGITPSQMVANVFGSATQPQPFPVPISTTPHHDVQAVGNISPFIKPPQPVAVIPAALQPSNGSVTFNGADSWATPSQLAPSSPATHPPTQQQEDAFEAQWAALEGRSRQRTTPSPTNPFSTELHKTFEIQL